A stretch of DNA from Streptomyces xanthii:
GGCGACCCGCTCGATGATGTGGGCGGGGGCCTGCTGGTACTCGAAGTGGGTGCCGCCGGCGAGGATGCCGGAGCTGTAGGGGCCGCCGACGACCATGTCGACGCCCTGCTCCTGGGCCAGGGGGAGCAGACGCTGCAGGGCGTGCTCGTGGTCGAGGAGGGTGTAGCGGCCGGCCAGGAGGAAACCGTCGGGCTGCGGCTCGTCGAGAGCGAGGGTCATCTCGATGGGCTCGGTCTTGTTGACGCCCAGGCCCCAGGCCTTGATGACGCCCTCGTCGCGCAGGCGGGACAGGACGCGGAAGGCGCCGGTGCGGGCCTCCTCGAACTTCTGGATCCAGGCGTCGCCGTGGAAGTCCTGGGCGATGTCGTGGACCCAGACGATGTCGAGGCGGTCGGTGTTCAGGCGCTTGAGGCTGCCCTCGATGGAGCGCTCGGTGGCCTCGGCGGTCCACTCGTGCAGGAGCTTGTTCGGGTTGCCGTGCTCGAACAGGCCGCCCTTCTCGCCGAAGTCGGGGACGTCGCTCTCGATCTCGTCCAGGACGACGCGGCCGACCTTGGTGGAGAGGACGTACTCGTCGCGCGGCTTGGCGGACAGGACCTGGCCCAGGCGCTCCTCGGACAGGCCCGCGCCGTAGAAGGGGGCGGTGTCGAAGTAGCGGACGCCCTGGTCCCAGGCGGCCTCGACGGTGGCGGCGGCCTCCTCGTCGGGGATGGCGCGGAACATGTTGCCGAGCGGGGCGGTACCGAAGCCGAGACGGCCGGGGAGGATGTTCTTCAGGGACATGAGGTAGTGCCTTTGCGTGTGGGGGTGGGGGAAGGAGAGGGAGGCTGGGGCTGCCTCCCCTTCTCTGAGCGCCGCTTCTGGATACAAGCGCGCCTTACATGTGAAGACAATACTTGCGTACGCGGGCTAATGCAAGAGCCTTCTTTATGCGTTCGCGCTGTAAATGGGTCGTGTCTGTCCGTGCGCGCCCGCGCCGACGCGCAGTGGCCCGGTATCGTCCGGTCCCGATCCGCCGTCCCGGCGGCCCCACGTTCGGAGAGCGATACCCATGACGACCCGGCAAGCGACGACGACGTTGTGGCGCCCCACCGGCCCCGTGGAGCTGGACCTGGTGCGCGAGTCGGGCTGGCGAGAGTGGCCGCCCCGGCTGCCCGAGCAGCCGATCTTCTACCCGGTCCTGAACGAGGACTACGCGATCCGGATCGCCCGCGACTGGAACGTGAAGCACGACGGCGCCGGCTTCGTCACCCGGTTCGAGGTCGACTCGGAGTTCCTGACCCGGTACCCCGTCCAGCAGGCCGGAGGCCGGACGATCCTCGAACTCTGGGTCCCGGCCGAGGAATTGGACGAGTTCAACGCCCACATCGTGGGCGAGATCCAGGTCGTCCACCGGTTCGGCTGACGCCGGTGGTCCGAGTGCGGCGTGGTGTCAGGGCCGGAGCGCGTCCCGCAGGGGCACCGTTTCCCTGTGGCGGTACTCCTGGATCGCCCAGCCGTTTCCGTCCGGGTCCGTGAAGTGCATGAACGTGCCGCCGTCGGACGGGCCGAACTGGACGGGCTCCGAGACGTCCAGGCCGCGGGCGAGGAGTTCCTCGCGGGCGGCCTTGATGTCGGTCACCACGAGTTGCAGGCCGTGGTACGTGCCGGGGGCCGGGGTGCCGGTCGGGATCGGGACGTTCTCGCTGAGGACGATCGAGCAGCCCGAGCCGGGCGGGGTGAGCTGGACGATGCGGCTGCCCGGCATCAGTTCGCGGTCGACGTCGCAGCGGAAGCCGACCTTGTCGACGTAGAAGGCCTTCGCCCGGTCGAGGTCCGAGACGGGCAGCGGGATCACTTCGAGGGTCATCTCCATGGTTCAAAGGTAGGCCGGGGAGACCGCGGCCGTGGCGAGACGGCGCGGAGTGCCCGAGCCGTCGGCCGGTACGGAGTAGAGGTCGGCGCCGTAGTCGCCGGGGAGCGCGTACGTGACGTGGGCGGCGTCGCTCCAGACCGCCTGGTCGTCCACGCTGCGCGTCTCGGCGAGCGGGGTCTCGCGGCCCGTGGACAGGTTCAGGACGTACAGGCGCCACGGGGCGTCGGCGGGGAGGCCGGGGACCCTCTTCTTGTAGGCGACGCGCGTGCCGTCGGGGGACAGGGACGGGCACTCGACGTTGCGGTGGAGCGTGGTGACCGTGCGGCGGCGCAGGTCGCCGCGGACCAGGTACGTGGCGCCGTGCGTGGCCAGCGTCGCGTAGAAGTGGCGGTCGTCGCGGTCGAACGTGACGCCCCAGAAGTTCGCGTCCGCCGCCCGGTACGGCTTGGCGTCCTTGACGATCGCGTACGTCTCCAGGGTGGGGGTGAGTTTCCCGGTGGCGGTGTCGAGGATCGCGGCCCGCGTCGAGAAGTTCGTCCCCGCGTAGCTGTCACCGCCGACGAACGCCGTCCACGCCGCGTACCGGCCGCTCGGCGAGACGCGGGCGCGGGAGGGGACGCCGGGGACCGGGTAGTGCGCCTTCTCGTGGAGGCGGGCGTCCAGGACGGTCGCCCGGTAGGTGTCGGCGAGGGTGCCGTGGACGGCCTGGAGGCAGATCCCGGTGCCCGCGCTCGCGGAGAAGCGCAGACACTTGCGGCCCGTCGAGGTGGCGGTGCGGGGGCCGCCCGGCGCCCCGGCCGGGACCGTGGCGAGCTCGTCGCGGTGCGGTCCCCAGGCCATGTTGCGGAACACGAGGCGCCGGCCGCCCGGGGTCAGCGAGAGCTGGCCGGAGGTCACCGCGGGGCCGCCGGGGCGGGCCTGGTCCCTGCGTTCGGCGCGCGCCGAGGCGTGCAGCACGGCGGCCGTCGCGACGGCGGCGAGCGCGAGCACCGCGGCGACCAGGACCGTGAGGCGGGCGCGGGTGCTGATCAGGCGGGGAGACGGGTCTGCCTGGGGCCCACCCGTCGTACGGGACGTCATGCGGAAGCCGTCGCTTTCGTCGTGCGGGGGCGGAGGATGTACGAGACCGTGGCTGCGGCCGCCAGGAGCACCGCGGCCACCGCCAGCGCGCTCCGGTCGCCCCACGCCGTCCACAGCGCCCCGAATCCGAGGGAGCAGGCGAAGCGGGCGAGGGCCTGGCCCGTCTGGACGACGGCGAGGCCGGTCGAGCGGCGGTCGGCGGGCAGCCCGGTGGAGGCGGCCGCCATCAGGACGCCGTCGGTCGCCGCGTAGAACGTGCCGTGCAGGAGGAGCACCGCGTAGGGCAGCGCGGGACTGTGCGCGTGGGTGAGCAGCAGGCCGTAGACCGCGAGCAGGGCGCCGTGCCCGGCGAGGAACACCGGCCAGGCGCCGACCCGGTCGGCCAGCCGGCCCAGCGGCGCGGCGAGCAGCAGGAACGCGGCCGCCGTGCCGAGGGGGAGGAGGGCGAACCAGCGTTCCGGCACGCCGAGTTGGCGTTGCAGGACGAGGTAGACGAAGGCGTCGCTGACCGTGGCGAGGCCGAGCAGGGCCGCGCAGACGGTGGGGCGGACGACGGTCGCCGGCAGGCGTAGGCGCGGGCGGTCGGCGGGGCGCGGCTCGGCCGGTGCGGGAGGAGGCGGGGCCGGGTCGGAGCGCGTCCGGCCCGGCACGAACAGGACCAGGACGACCACGCCGAGAACGGCCACGCAGAAGCTCACCGTGAAGACCGCGTCGTAGCCGTCGACGGTCGCCCGCAGGATGAGGAAGGCGGCCAGCGGCCCGAGCAGCGCGCCCGCCGTGTCCATGGCCCGGTGCACGCCGAACGCCCGTCCCCGCGCGGCCGGTTCGCTGGACAGGGAGATGAGGGCGTCGCGGGGTGCCGTGCGCAGGCCCTTGCCGGTGCGGTCGGCGGCGAGCACCGCGCCGATCGCCGGCAGTGAACCGGCGACGAGGAGCAGGGGCTTGCACAGGGCCGAGAGGCCGTAGCCGATGACGGCGACGGTCTTGTGCCGGCCGCCGCCCCGGTCGGCGACGTGCCCGCCGAGCAGGCGCACCACGGCCGAGAAGCCGTTGTAGACGCCGTCGAGGAGGCCGAAGCCGAGGGGGCTCAGGCCGAGGCCCGCCACCAGGTACAGCGGCAGCACCGCCGTCACCATCTCCGACGAGACGTCCGTGATCAGACTGACCGTGCCGAGGGCGAGCACGGTCGGGCCCACGGCGCGCCGCCGCCCGGCACCGGGCCGGGCGGCGGGCTCCGCGGACGCCGGCGCCGAAGGAGTGGCGCGGCTGTCCGCTACGTACATGTCACGAGGTCCAGACGCCGGTGATGTCCTGCGCCGACGCCGCGTTGCCCGCGTGCGGCAGACCGTGCATGTCCTCCAGGGTGCGCAGGAGGTCGTAGTGGTTGTACGTGGTGGACGAGGTGGCGCCCGGGGTCACCTGCTGGCCGTACAGGACGGTCGGGATCTTGTTGCCGCTGAGCCGGTTGTCCTCGTCGAAGGTGACGACGAGGAGGCTGTTGTGGGTCTTGGCCCAGGTCGCGTACGCGCCCAGGTTGTTCTTCAGCCAGGTGTCGCCCGTGGAGACCGAGCAGTCGTGCATGTCGCTGCACAGGTTCGGCACGACGAACGAGACCTGGGGGAGCGTCGCGTAGTCCGTGGGGAACTGGGCGAGGGTCTTCGCCGACGAGGTCGGTACGTTGCTGAAGCCGAACCACGGGTTGTGCTTGCGGGCGTACTTGCCGGAGGAGCAGGTCGTCGAGCCCTGGCTGGGCAGGGTCTCGTTGTAGCTGGCCCAGGTCTTGCCCGCGGCGATCAGTTCCGAGGCGAGGTTCGGGGCGGACGAGAAGCCGGGCGTGTAGCAGCTGTCGTCCGTGATGCCCTGGGTGGAGCCGGAGAACAGGGCGAAGTAGTTGGGCTGGCTGGGGTGCGTCTCGGCGTACGACGCGGTGAGGTTGGCGCCGCCCGACTTCAGGCTGTTGATGTAGGGCGCGCTGGAGGAGCCGATGACCTGGCTGTACGCGTGGTTCTCGAAGACCACGACGACGACGTGGTCGGGGGTGGGCACGGTCGCCGCGGCGTGCGCGGTGCCGGCGCCGGTGAGGGCGAGCCAGCCGCCGGTGGCGGCCGTGGCCAGGGCGAGGGCCGAGGCGACGGCCTTGCCGCGGGCGCGGCTGAACAGTGATCTGCCGGACACGTGAGCCTCCGTGTGGGGGAGTGACGGGACCTTGGCGGTGCGGACAGAGCATGCACACGCCAAAATACCCGGGTGTCAGGCCTTCGGACCCCTGCCGGTGAACGATGGATGAACCCTCGGGCCCGTTCCGCCTCGCCCGGGCCCCGCCCCGGCCCCCGCGCGAGCGGCCCTCAGCGCTCCGCGAGCGGCGACGGAGCCTCCTGGACCGTCCAGCCGTTCCCGTCCGGGTCGCGGAAGAACATGAACGAGTTCCACTCGCCGCCCGGGCCGTCCTCCCAGCCCTGCGGACCCGCGTGCTGCACCGGCGAGACCGCCACGCCGCGCGCCACCAGCTCCTCGCGGGCCGCCGCGATGTCCGTGACGCACACCTGAAGGCCGGTGAGCGAGCCCGGCGTCATCGTCTGCTGGTCCGGGGCGCCCGGCAGGCCCTCCGCCAGGGTGATCGAGCAGCGCGAGCCCGGCGGCGTCAGCTGCACGATGCGGACGCCCGGGGCCACCTCGGTGTCCAGGTCGACCTTGAAACCCACCTTCTCCGCGTAGAACTCCTTGGCGCGGTCCACGTCGGAGACGGGGACGACGACCACTTCGAGGGTCCACTCCATGATCAGAACCTTTCGGGCGACATGATCAGAACCTTTCGGACGGCCGGGGGTGCGGCTCTCGCATCCTCCCGCCCCCGTACAGACTCCGCACCCGCGCTCGACTCATCGGTCGCCCGCCGTCCGCAGTAGGCTCAGCACCGGGCTTGTTGATCGAACAGGAGGCCGGGATGTCGGTGCCGCGAGGCCGCAGGAGCAGTACGTTCACCCGGCTGCTGCGGCATGGATTCACCGACCCGTCCGCAGCCGAGCGGCTGCTCGACGCCGACGCGCTGTCCGCCGTACGGTCCGATCCGCTGCTGCTCGACGCGCTCGGCGCCACCGCCGACCCCGATCTGGCGCTCCTCGGCCTCGTCCGGCTCGCCGAGGCGCAGGAGCGGGTCTCCGGCGAGACCGGCCGCCGCGAACTGCTCGACACCCTCATCACCGCCAAGCCGCTGCGCGACCGCCTCCTCGGTGTCCTCGGCGCCTCCGAGGCCCTCGCCGACCACCTCGCCCGCCACCCCGGCGACTGGCAGGCCCTCGTCACGTACGAACCCCGCGATCTGCACCCGGGCGTCGAGGAGTTCGAACGCGGCCTCGCCGAGGCCGACGACCCCGTTTCCCTGCGCGTCGCCTACCGCCGCTGCCTGCTGTCCATCGCCGCCCGCGACGTGTGCGGCACCACCGACATCGCGCAGACCGCCGCCGAACTCGCCGACCTCGCCACCGCGACCCTGCGCGCCGCCCTCACCCTGGCCCGCGTCGCCGCGCCCGGCGACGCCGCCCAGTGCCGGCTCGCCGTCATCGCGATGGGCAAGTGCGGCGGCCACGAGCTCAACTACGTCTCCGACGTCGACGTCATCTTCGTCGGCGAGGCCGCCGAGGGCGCCGACGAGGGCAAGGCGCTCCAGGCCGCGACCCGGCTCGCCTCGCACATGATGCGGATCTGCTCCGAGACCACCGTCGAGGGCACCATCTGGCCCGTCGACGCCAACCTCCGCCCCGAGGGCCGCAACGGCCCCCTCGTACGCACCCTCGCCTCCCACCTCGCCTACTACGAACGCTGGGCCAAGACCTGGGAGTTCCAGGCGCTGCTCAAGGCGCGAGCCGTCGCGGGCGACCCCGAACTCGGCGCCGCCTACGTCGCGGCCGTCTCCCCGCTCGTCTGGCAGGCCGCCGAGCGGGACAACTTCGTGCCCGACGTGCAGAAGATGCGCCGCCGCGTCATCGAGAACATCCCGGCGGGCGAGGTCGAGCGCGAGCTCAAACTCGGCCCCGGCGGCCTGCGCGACGTCGAGTTCGCCGTCCAGCTCCTCCAGTTGGTGCACGGCCGCTCCGACGCCTCGCTGCGCAGCGGCACCACCCTGGACGCGCTCGCCGCCCTCGCCGACGGCGGCTACGTGGGCCGCGTCGACGCCGTCCAGCTCGACGACGCCTACCGCTTCCTGCGCACCCTCGAACACCGCATCCAGCTCTACAAACTGCGCCGCACCCACCTCGTCCCCGAGGACGACGCCGACCTGCGCCGCATCGGCCGCTCGATGGGCATGCGCACCGAGCCGATCACCGAGCTCAACCGGGCCTGGAAGCGGCACACCTCCTCCGTGCGCCGCCTGCACGAGAAGCTGTTCTACCGGCCGCTGCTCGACGCCGTGGCCCAACTCGCCCCCGGCGAGACCCGGTTGAGCACCGAGGCCGCGCGCGAACGGCTCGTCGCGCTCGGCTACGCGGACCCGAGCGCCGCCCTGCGCCACCTGGAGGCCCTCGCCTCCGGCGTCTCCCGCAAGGCCGCCATCCAGCGCACCCTGCTGCCCGTCCTGCTCGGCTGGTTCGCCGACTCCGCCGACCCCGACGCCGGACTGCTCAACTTCCGCAAGGTCTCCGACGCCCTCGGCAAGACCCCCTGGTACCTGCGGCTCCTGCGGGACGAGGGCGCCGCCGCCGAGAACCTGGCCCGCGTGCTGTCCGCCGGCCGGCTCGCCCCCGACCTGCTCATGCGCGCCCCCGAGGCGGTCGCCCTGCTCGGCGACCCGCACGGCCTCGACCAGCGCGGCCACGCCCAGCTGGAGCAGGAGGTGCTCGCCGCGGTCGGCCGCGCCGACGGCGCGGAGCAGGCCGTCGGGGCCGCGCGCGGAGTGCGCAGACGCGAGCTGTTCCGCACCACCGCGGCCGACATCATCGCCTCGTACGGCACCGAGGACCAGCCCGTCGTCGCCGACCAGGGCGCGCTCGTGGACCGGGTCGGCTCCGCCGTCTCCGACCTGACGGCGGCCACCCTCGCCGGGACCCTGCGGGCCGTCGTCCGCGCCGGCTGGGGCGACACCCTGCCCACCCGCTTCGCCGTCATCGCCATGGGCCGCTTCGGCGGGCACGAACTCGGCTACGGATCCGACGCCGACGTCCTGTTCGTGCACGAGCCCCGCGATGGCGTCGACGACCAGGAGGCGGCCCAGGCCGCCAACAAGGTCGTCGCCGAGATGCGCCGGCTGCTCGCCCTGCCCACCGCCGACCCGCCGCTCCTCATCGACGCGGACCTGCGCCCCGAGGGCAAGTCGGGTCCGCTCGTGCGCACCCTCAAGTCCTACGAGGCGTACTACCGCCGCTGGTCGCTCGTCTGGGAGGCCCAGGCCCTGCTGCGGGCCGAACCGGTCGCCGGGGACCCTGAGTTGGGCCGCGCCTTCCTCGACCTCGTCGACCCGCTGCGCTACCCGGCCGAGGGCCTCGGCGACGACGCCGTCCGCGAGATCCGGCGGCTCAAGGCCCGCATGGAGTCCGAGCGGCTGCCGCGCGGCGCCGATCCGACGCTGCACACCAAGCTCGGGCGGGGCGGGCTGTCCGACGTGGAGTGGACCGTTCAGCTGATGCAGCTTCAGCACGGCTGGGCCGAGCCGGGGCTGCGGACGACCCGCACGCGCGAGGCGCTGGCGGCGGCGTGCGCGGCCGGTCTCGTCCCGGGCGAGGAGGCGGAGGTCCTCGACGAGGCGTGGGTGCTGGCCACCCGGGTGCGGAACGCGGTGATGCTGGTGCGGGGGCGGGCCGGGGACACGTTCCCGTCCGACGGGCGCGAACTCGGAGCCGTCGGACGGTACCTGGGGTACGACCCCGGGCACGTCGGGGACATGCTGGACGACTACCGGCGGATCACCCGGCGGGCCCGGGCGGTGGTCGAGGAGCGGTTCTACGGGGCGTAGGCCTCCGGCGGTTCGGCGGGGGCGCCTGGGCGTCTGCCTGGTTGATCGTGCGTGGGCGGCTGCGGGTCGTGGTCCGGCTTCGCGCCCACGCGGCGGAGCCGCACATCGATACAGCCCCGCGCCCCTGAGACGCGCACTTCGTGCGGCATCTCAACCGGCCTCCAGCATGGCCCGGCAATGTTCGATGAAAGCGCTCAGCGCCAGTTCGAACGAAGCGTCCGCGCGGGAGTCCGGGAGGGCCGCCAGGGCCTGTTGCAGGAGCGGGGTCTCCACCTCGTCCGGCAGCTCCCACATCGTCTCCGGGGCGGCCATGTCCAGGGCCGAGCCGAGCACGATGTTCTCCAGGGCGATGATCAGCGGCATCACGTCCCGCAGCGCGAACCCGGCGTCGAGCAGCACCCGTACCGCCAGCTCGTACTGTTCCAGGACCCGTGGCGCCCGCACCGGGTTCGTGGTCAGCAGCGGGATCGCGCGGGGGTGCGCGGCGAACGCGGCGCGGTAGGCGCGGGCCCAGCCGGCCATCGCCTCGTCCCAGGGCAGCCCCGAGGTGAGCGGCGCCGGGTCGATCGCCCCCGCGACCCGCTCGCGCAGCAACTCCACGATGCCGTCCCGCCCGTCCACGTGGTGGTAGACGGAGCCCGTCTGCACCCCGAGCGCCCGCGCGATCTGCGGCACGCTGAACTCGCCCGTCTCGTCGACGAGCCGGAGCGCCGTCGTGGTGATGCGCTCCCGGTCCAGGAGTGGCTTGCTCGGCCGTCCCATCCGTCCTGCTCTCCGCTCTCATCGGTCCCCGTGCGGGCCCCCTCCGGAAAAACAGGTCTTCCCGTAGGCCCGACGGGGAGGTTACATTGCGGAAACCGAAAGCCTTTAGATTTACGCCCCGCCGTCACCCGGCACGGCCTTCCGCCGCTCCTGCCTGCCGCCTGAAGGGCCCCTCCCCGCATGTCCGTGACCTCACCGAAGACCGCTCCGCCGAGCGCCGCCCCGGCCGGCCTGCGCACCGGCAGCCTCGGCACCTCCGACATCGCCTTCTTCGTCGTCTCCGCAGCCGCCCCGCTCACGGTCATGGCCGGAGTCGCGCCCATCGCCATCGCCCTCGGCGGCATCGGAGCCCCGGCCGGCTACCTCCTCGCGGGCCTCACGCTCGCCGTCTTCGCCGTCGGCTTCACGACGATGAGCCGGCACGTGAAGGGCGGCGGCGCCTTCTACTCGTACATCACCCAAGGCCTCGGCCGGCCCGCCGGAATCGGCGCCGCCCTGCTCGCCATGGTCGGCTACAACGGCATGGAGATCGGCGTCTACGGGCTCCTGGGCAGCGCCACCCAGGACACCGTGCACGCCCTGTTCGGCGCCGACGTCCCCTGGCTGCCCGTGTCCCTCGCCGGGCTCGCCCTCATCTGGTACGGCGGCTTCCGCTCCATCGACTTCGGCGCGAAACTCCTCGGCGTACTGCTCGTCGCCGAGACCGGCATCCTCGTCCTGCTCGCCGGGGGAGTGCTCCTCAAGGGCGGCGCCCACGGCCTGTCCGCCGCGTCCTTCGCGCCCGGCAACGTCCTCGTGCCCGGCACCGCCGCCGTGCTGGCCTTCGCGTTCGCCGCGTTCACCGGCTTCGAGTCGACCGTCATCTACCGCCGCGAGGCCCGCGACCCCGACCGCACCGTGCCGCGCGCCACCTACATCGCCGTCGCCTTCCTCGGCCTCTTCTACGCCTTCACCGTCTGGATCGCCGTCCAGGCCTTCGGCGACGCCGACGTGGTCAAGGCCGCCGGAAGCGACCCGGCGAACCTCTTCTTCACCGCCATCACCACCTTCGTCGGAGGCTGGGCGGCCGACCTGATGCACGTCCTCATCGTCACCAGCGTCATCGCCTCCCTCCTCGCCTTCCACAACGCCATCAACCGCTACGGCCTGGCCCTGGCCGACGAAGGAGTCCTTCCGCGCTCCTTCGCCCGCGTCCACACCAAGCACCGCTCCCCGTACGTCGCCGGGCTCGCCCAGACCGCACTCGGCGCGGTCGTCGTCCTCGCGTTCTGGGCGGCCGGCGCCGACCCGTACAACCAGCTGCTGCTCTGGGTGAACACGCCCGGCATGCTCGGCCTCATGGCCCTCCAGCTCCTCGCGGCGCTCGCGGTCCCGTTCTTCTTCCGGCGGATCTCCCACAGCGAGGGCCGCGCCCGCACGTTCTGGGCCCCGGCCGTGGCGACGGTCCTGCTCGGAGCGGCGATCGTCCTGGTCATCGGCCACATCGACCTCTTCACGGGAGCGTCCCCGCTCGCCAACTGGATCATGGTCGCGGTGGCCCCCGCGGTCTTCCTCCTCGGCTTCCCCCTGGCCCACCGCCTCAAGACCCGCCGCCCCGAGGTCTACGAGGCCTTCGGCAGCAAGTAGAGCCGCGCCCACCCGAACAAGAACGGACCCGCACCATGCCCCAGGCCGACCTCCTGCTCACCGACACCCGCATCCGCACCCTGAACCCGCACCAGCCGGAAGCCACCGCCCTCGCGGTCAAGGACGGCCGGATCGCGGCACTGGGTGACACCGCCACCCTGACCCGCGACTGGAGCGGCCCGGGGACCGAGCGGCTGAGTCTCGCCGGAGCCACCGTGACCCCGGGCTTCGTGGACTCCCACAGCCACCCGGTCTGGGGCCTGCAGATGTCCGCCGGCGCCGACCTCACCGGCGTCCAGGACCTCGACGCCCTCCGCGCGGCGCTGCGCTCGGCGCCCCGGATCGACGGCTGGGTCATCGGCTGGGGCCTGGACCACAACGCCTTCGGCGGCCGCCCCGTCCACCACGGCCTCATCGAGGACGTCCTGGACGGCGCCCCCGCCTTCCTGCGCCTCTACGACGGCCACTCCGCGCTCGCGAGCACCGCCGCGCTGGCCGCCGCCCAGGTGACCGGCCCGCGTGAGTTCGCCCAGCGCGCCGAGATCGTGTGCGACGCCGAGGGCCGCCCGACCGGGCACCTGATCGAGCACGCCGCGATGGACGTCGTCGACGCGGTCGTGCCCCGGCTCTCGTACGAGAAGCGCCGCGCGGGCCTCGTCGACCTCCTCAAGGGCATGGCCGCCACCGGACTGACCGGCGCCCACGTCATGGACGGCGCCGACCTCGAGCTCCTCGCCGCCGTCGAGCAGGACACCGACCTGCCGCTGCGGCTCACCGTCGCGCCCTGGTGCATGCCCGGCGTGGACCAGGACGGCCTCGACGAGCTGATCGCCCTCCAGAAGCGCGGCGGCCGCGACTGGCGGGTCGGCGCGGTCAAGTTCTTCATGGACGGGACCGTCGAGGGCGGCACCGCCTGGCTGGAGCAGGCCGACTGCCACGGCCGCGGCACGGACGCGTTCTGGCCCGACCCGCAGGCGTACAGCGACGCCGTACGCACCCTGCACGCGGCCGGAGTCCGCACCGCCACCCACGCCATCGGCGACGCCGCCGTACGGCACGCCCTCGACACGATCGAGGCGCTCGGCGCGAGCGGTCGCGACGCGCACCGCATCGAGCACATCGAGACGGTGCCGGACGACACGCTGCCGCGCTTCGCCGCGCTCGGCGTCGCCGCGTCCATGCAGCCGCCGCACACCGCGTACACGAAGGGCGACCACAGCGACGAGTGGTCGCAGCGGCTGGGCGCGGAGCGGGCCGGGCGGGCCTGGCGCACGCGGGATCTGCGGGACGCGGGGGCGGTGCTCGCGCTCGGGTCCGACTGGCCGATCGCGCACTTCGACGCGCGGCGGGTGCTGGCCATGGCCCGGGTGCCGGAAGGGGCGGCGGGGGCGGGGCAGGGCCTGTCGGGGCTCGAGGCGCTCGAAGGGGTCACCTCGCATGCGGCGATCGCCTCCGGCGAGGCGCATCTCGGGGGGCGGATCGAGGTGGGGCTGCGGGCGGATCTGACCGTGCTGGGGCTCGACCCGGTCCTGGCGCCGGCCGATGAGCTGGCGCAGGCGCCGGTCCGTCTGACGACGGTCGGGGGGCGGATCGTGCATCGCGGGGAGTGACCCCCTGGGAGGGGTGGGACCGGTAGAGACGGGTCTGCGGCCGGTGGGGGCTGGTCGCGCAGTTCCCCGCGCCCCTGATGAGGCTGCGCCTCATCGGGGAGATGCCACCCGAAGGGTGTGCATCTCAGGGGCGCGGGGCTGTGTCGATGTGCGGCTCCGCCGCGTGGGCGCGAGAAGCCCCACCGGGCCGCGGCCGCGACTACACCTTCATCGGCAGAACGGGCGCGGATCCCGTCGCCACCGCCCGAGGCAACGCATACGGCAGGGCCCCGTACCAGACCCACGCCACCGCGTAACCGAAGGCGAGGCACGCCATGCCGCCCACCGCGTCCAGCCAGAAGTGGTTCGCCGTGGCCACGATGACGACCAGCGTGACCGCCGGGTACAGAAGACCCAGCACACGGACCCACGGCACCGACGCCAGCGCGAAGATGGTGAGCCCGCACCACAGCGACCAGCCGATATGCATGGACGGCATGGCCGCGTACTGGTTCGACATGTTCTT
This window harbors:
- a CDS encoding VOC family protein, whose amino-acid sequence is MEWTLEVVVVPVSDVDRAKEFYAEKVGFKVDLDTEVAPGVRIVQLTPPGSRCSITLAEGLPGAPDQQTMTPGSLTGLQVCVTDIAAAREELVARGVAVSPVQHAGPQGWEDGPGGEWNSFMFFRDPDGNGWTVQEAPSPLAER
- a CDS encoding aldo/keto reductase, encoding MSLKNILPGRLGFGTAPLGNMFRAIPDEEAAATVEAAWDQGVRYFDTAPFYGAGLSEERLGQVLSAKPRDEYVLSTKVGRVVLDEIESDVPDFGEKGGLFEHGNPNKLLHEWTAEATERSIEGSLKRLNTDRLDIVWVHDIAQDFHGDAWIQKFEEARTGAFRVLSRLRDEGVIKAWGLGVNKTEPIEMTLALDEPQPDGFLLAGRYTLLDHEHALQRLLPLAQEQGVDMVVGGPYSSGILAGGTHFEYQQAPAHIIERVARLKDLTARHGVSIKAAALQFSLAHPASAAVVPGATKPTRIAEDTAALDEKIPAAFWTDLRAAGLVSPAAPLPHDA
- a CDS encoding MFS transporter; the protein is MYVADSRATPSAPASAEPAARPGAGRRRAVGPTVLALGTVSLITDVSSEMVTAVLPLYLVAGLGLSPLGFGLLDGVYNGFSAVVRLLGGHVADRGGGRHKTVAVIGYGLSALCKPLLLVAGSLPAIGAVLAADRTGKGLRTAPRDALISLSSEPAARGRAFGVHRAMDTAGALLGPLAAFLILRATVDGYDAVFTVSFCVAVLGVVVLVLFVPGRTRSDPAPPPPAPAEPRPADRPRLRLPATVVRPTVCAALLGLATVSDAFVYLVLQRQLGVPERWFALLPLGTAAAFLLLAAPLGRLADRVGAWPVFLAGHGALLAVYGLLLTHAHSPALPYAVLLLHGTFYAATDGVLMAAASTGLPADRRSTGLAVVQTGQALARFACSLGFGALWTAWGDRSALAVAAVLLAAAATVSYILRPRTTKATASA
- a CDS encoding alkaline phosphatase family protein, with amino-acid sequence MSGRSLFSRARGKAVASALALATAATGGWLALTGAGTAHAAATVPTPDHVVVVVFENHAYSQVIGSSSAPYINSLKSGGANLTASYAETHPSQPNYFALFSGSTQGITDDSCYTPGFSSAPNLASELIAAGKTWASYNETLPSQGSTTCSSGKYARKHNPWFGFSNVPTSSAKTLAQFPTDYATLPQVSFVVPNLCSDMHDCSVSTGDTWLKNNLGAYATWAKTHNSLLVVTFDEDNRLSGNKIPTVLYGQQVTPGATSSTTYNHYDLLRTLEDMHGLPHAGNAASAQDITGVWTS
- a CDS encoding VOC family protein, which gives rise to MEMTLEVIPLPVSDLDRAKAFYVDKVGFRCDVDRELMPGSRIVQLTPPGSGCSIVLSENVPIPTGTPAPGTYHGLQLVVTDIKAAREELLARGLDVSEPVQFGPSDGGTFMHFTDPDGNGWAIQEYRHRETVPLRDALRP
- a CDS encoding TolB family protein, coding for MTSRTTGGPQADPSPRLISTRARLTVLVAAVLALAAVATAAVLHASARAERRDQARPGGPAVTSGQLSLTPGGRRLVFRNMAWGPHRDELATVPAGAPGGPRTATSTGRKCLRFSASAGTGICLQAVHGTLADTYRATVLDARLHEKAHYPVPGVPSRARVSPSGRYAAWTAFVGGDSYAGTNFSTRAAILDTATGKLTPTLETYAIVKDAKPYRAADANFWGVTFDRDDRHFYATLATHGATYLVRGDLRRRTVTTLHRNVECPSLSPDGTRVAYKKRVPGLPADAPWRLYVLNLSTGRETPLAETRSVDDQAVWSDAAHVTYALPGDYGADLYSVPADGSGTPRRLATAAVSPAYL